The sequence TCTTTTTGATCAGGAATGTCGGGTGACAGTCAGTATTGGTATCAGCATCTACCCAGCTGACGGACTGGATGAGCAAACCCTGACAAAAAATGCCGATATTGCCATGTATCAGGCGAAGGAGGAGGGAAAAAATACCTTTCAGTATTATTCCCAGGAGTTGCATTCACAGTCACTGGAGCGGCTGACACTGGAATCGAGCTTGAGACTTGCGCTTAAAAACGAGCAATTCAGCCTCCATTATCAGGCGAAATGGGATATTAGTGCTAATCGAATTACAGGGATGGAAGCTTTGTTGCGATGGGAGCATCCTGAACTGGGTGTCATTGCGCCGCTGCGCTTTCTTCCTCTGGCGGAAGAGATGGGGTTAATTGTTCCCCTTGAAAAATGGGTAATCAAAACCGCCTGTCGACAAAATGTGGCGTGGCAGAAAAAGGGATTACCCAAAGTCAGTGTTGCAATCAACCTTTCTGCACATCAGTTTTTTGATCCCGAGCTACCTGAGTATATTGCCTCTGTTTTAAGGGAAACAGAAATGGATGCGAATTTGCTGGAGCTTGAAATAACCGAAAGTATTCTGCTCAGCCGGGGCGAGCGGGTTGTGCAGGTATTGAACAGCCTGAAAGAAATAGGGGTTCGTATCGCCATAGATGATTTTGGTGTTGGTTACTCCTCCCTCTCCATGCTCAAACAGTTTCCATTGGACGTTATCAAGATTGATCGCAATTTTGTCCGTGACATGTCCACAACCAATGTTGACAGAGAGTTGACACAGGCTATTGTTGCCATGGGGCGTAAATTGAGCTTGACGGTAGTGGCCCAGGGGGTCGAGACAAAGGATCAGGCTGATTTTTTACGCGATAATGTGTGTGATCAATTACAAGGCTTCTACTTTAACAAGCCTGTTGCCGCAGAAGAGTTTACCGAGCTGTTTTCCCGGTCCATATCAACCTGACCCTTTGTGTTGCTTGTTTTCCAAGCCCCGCTGGTCTGGCTGCCCACAACCGCGTAGAATGGCGCCTCGCCAATCGCTATTTCAATATCAAGCTGTTATGAGTAAAAGTACAGTTCCTTCCCCCTGTATGTCTATCTGCGCGCTGGACGAAAACGATATCTGCGTTGGCTGTTATCGCAGTGCCAAAGAGATTACTGAATGGATGTTGATGGAAGATAGCGAAAAACGGCAGGTGCTTGAAAAGGCGAATGAACGAGCCAGCAAGAAAAACCCTTTTGCCTGAGGCAGTCGGGAGTCAAGATAGTGTTTTTCCGGGGCGAAATACCGGTGTTCGCATTCAATCGCGGTAGATCATTGCGGGTGAACAGGCATTAATCTTCTTCGGCATCACTCATCTGCATGTTCGCTAACAGGATACGGCTGATGCGGGTTTTATCAATCATCTTGTCGTTAATTTCAACAGTTTCAAACCGGTATCGGTCCAACATAAAACTCACATTGCCAGCTGGTATGCTTTCCAGTTGCTCCAGTACCAGTCCGTTGAGGGTTTTTGGTCCGTCTGTGGGTAATTCCCAACCGGTAGCCTTGTTGATCTCGCGGATAGTGGCGGCGCCGTCAATCAGATAGCAGTTTTTATTTTCCCGGACAATTTCGTCGGCATTTTCTTCATCCTGATTAGTGGTGAAATCACCTACAATTTCCTCGAGGATATCTTCCAGTGTCACCATCCCGTGGATTTCGCCATATTCGTCCACGACCAGGCCTATGCGTCTCTGTGCATGCCTGAAATTGAACAGCTGCTTATTCAGCGGTGTGCTCTCTGGGACAAAGTAGGGTTCGACAGAGA is a genomic window of Pseudomonadales bacterium containing:
- a CDS encoding EAL domain-containing protein, with the translated sequence MANVNAQAATYRWRAAIINAFLLLVIGLLWWLSHKIADIRKREVEAEIAYAKQVEYLAYHDTLTGLPNRSLFSKLLDQSIKQARRSEEKLAVMFLDLDHFKYINDTLGHDAGDQLLQDVSSRLKSCLRDSDIVARLGGDEFVVVLPSVTDEVYTSSVAKKMISAVSKSYILFDQECRVTVSIGISIYPADGLDEQTLTKNADIAMYQAKEEGKNTFQYYSQELHSQSLERLTLESSLRLALKNEQFSLHYQAKWDISANRITGMEALLRWEHPELGVIAPLRFLPLAEEMGLIVPLEKWVIKTACRQNVAWQKKGLPKVSVAINLSAHQFFDPELPEYIASVLRETEMDANLLELEITESILLSRGERVVQVLNSLKEIGVRIAIDDFGVGYSSLSMLKQFPLDVIKIDRNFVRDMSTTNVDRELTQAIVAMGRKLSLTVVAQGVETKDQADFLRDNVCDQLQGFYFNKPVAAEEFTELFSRSIST
- a CDS encoding DUF1289 domain-containing protein, translating into MSKSTVPSPCMSICALDENDICVGCYRSAKEITEWMLMEDSEKRQVLEKANERASKKNPFA